One genomic window of Clostridioides sp. ES-S-0054-01 includes the following:
- the upp gene encoding uracil phosphoribosyltransferase has translation MSKVVETNHPLIQHKLTLMRDKNTGSKDFRELLTEIAMLMGYEITKDIPLKDVEVETPIQKTSSKVVAGKKLAIIPILRAGLGMVDGLVSLMPAAKVGHVGLYRDPETLKPVEYYCKLPQDIGERDIIVVDPMLATGGSAVAAIDLLKSKGAKSIKLANLVAAPEGIAEVQKYHDDVDIYVASVDERLNEHGYIIPGLGDAGDRLFGTK, from the coding sequence ATGAGCAAAGTGGTAGAGACAAACCATCCATTAATACAACATAAATTAACTTTAATGAGGGATAAAAATACTGGTTCTAAGGACTTTAGAGAACTTTTAACTGAAATTGCAATGTTAATGGGATATGAAATAACAAAAGATATACCATTAAAAGATGTAGAGGTAGAAACTCCTATTCAAAAGACCTCATCTAAAGTAGTTGCAGGTAAAAAATTAGCAATAATTCCAATTTTAAGAGCAGGTCTTGGAATGGTAGATGGATTAGTAAGTTTAATGCCAGCAGCCAAAGTTGGACATGTAGGACTATATAGAGACCCAGAAACATTAAAACCAGTTGAATATTATTGTAAGCTTCCTCAAGATATAGGAGAAAGAGATATAATAGTAGTTGATCCTATGCTTGCAACAGGAGGGTCTGCTGTAGCAGCTATAGATTTACTTAAATCTAAAGGAGCTAAAAGTATAAAATTAGCTAACTTAGTAGCTGCACCAGAAGGTATAGCAGAAGTACAAAAATATCATGATGATGTTGATATATATGTTGCATCAGTTGACGAAAGATTAAATGAACATGGATATATAATTCCTGGTCTTGGTGACGCTGGAGATAGATTATTTGGAACTAAGTAA
- a CDS encoding EF2563 family selenium-dependent molybdenum hydroxylase system protein, giving the protein MKNCIVVRGAGDLATAVIHKLHNSGFKVVALEIEEPLAIRRQISFCEAVYEKKVTVEGVECILCNTEKEIEETLSQHKVALIIDPKGEKLPKLNPIVLVDGILAKKNLGTTKDMAPLTIALGPGFFAGEDVDVVIETMRGHNLGRIITNGRAEKNTGVPGAIKGFSKERVMHSQYNGIMENVCKIGDIVEKGDLLCYINDYEKKYEVRATISGVLRGLLKDGAKVNKNLKILDIDPRKEEVKNAFTISDKARCIAGGVLEAILNNGIYPKN; this is encoded by the coding sequence ATGAAGAATTGTATAGTGGTAAGAGGGGCTGGAGATTTAGCAACAGCAGTTATTCATAAATTACACAATAGTGGTTTTAAAGTAGTTGCCCTAGAAATAGAAGAGCCATTAGCTATAAGAAGGCAAATTTCTTTTTGTGAGGCTGTTTATGAAAAGAAGGTAACTGTTGAAGGTGTAGAGTGCATACTTTGTAACACTGAAAAAGAAATTGAAGAAACTTTATCTCAACATAAAGTAGCATTGATTATAGACCCAAAAGGAGAAAAATTACCTAAGCTAAATCCAATCGTTTTGGTTGATGGGATACTAGCTAAGAAAAATTTAGGCACGACTAAAGATATGGCACCACTCACAATAGCCTTAGGTCCTGGCTTTTTTGCAGGAGAAGATGTAGATGTTGTTATAGAGACAATGAGAGGTCATAATCTAGGAAGAATAATAACTAATGGTAGAGCAGAAAAAAATACAGGAGTGCCAGGAGCAATAAAAGGTTTTTCTAAAGAGAGGGTAATGCATTCACAGTACAATGGGATAATGGAAAATGTATGTAAGATAGGTGATATAGTTGAAAAGGGAGACTTACTTTGTTATATTAATGATTATGAAAAAAAATATGAAGTTAGAGCGACAATATCTGGAGTCCTTAGAGGATTGCTAAAAGATGGAGCAAAGGTAAATAAAAATTTAAAAATATTAGATATAGACCCTAGAAAAGAAGAAGTTAAGAATGCTTTTACAATATCAGATAAAGCTAGATGTATAGCTGGAGGGGTTTTAGAAGCAATACTAAACAATGGAATTTATCCAAAAAATTAA
- a CDS encoding AtpZ/AtpI family protein, with translation MSKRNTHIEIAKLFSLISQIGLMIVISILGCTFLGKFLDSKLNTTPVLTIIFLLLGVGGAFSGVYKTLIVYTRRK, from the coding sequence ATGAGTAAAAGAAATACACATATAGAAATTGCAAAGTTGTTTAGTTTAATAAGTCAAATAGGATTGATGATTGTAATATCAATATTAGGATGTACTTTCTTAGGAAAATTTTTAGATAGTAAATTAAATACTACTCCAGTTCTTACAATAATATTTTTATTGTTAGGTGTTGGAGGTGCTTTCAGTGGTGTTTATAAAACTCTAATAGTATATACACGAAGGAAGTGA
- a CDS encoding cytidine/deoxycytidylate deaminase family protein produces the protein MRPSWDEYFMEIAEVVKKRSTCIRRQVGAVIVRDKQILTTGYNGSPRNLEHCENIGCKRQELNIPSGERHELCRALHAEQNAIIQAAHNGISVDGSTLYVTTRPCVLCAKMCINAGILKIVYEGDYPDDMSTELLKEAGIELIKF, from the coding sequence ATGAGACCATCATGGGATGAATACTTCATGGAAATTGCAGAAGTAGTGAAAAAGCGTTCAACTTGTATTAGAAGACAAGTAGGTGCTGTCATTGTAAGGGACAAACAAATATTAACAACTGGATATAATGGTTCTCCAAGAAATCTTGAACACTGTGAAAATATTGGATGTAAAAGGCAGGAGTTAAATATTCCTTCAGGAGAAAGACATGAATTGTGTAGAGCATTACATGCTGAACAAAATGCCATAATACAAGCTGCCCATAATGGTATTAGTGTAGATGGGTCTACTTTGTATGTTACTACAAGACCTTGTGTTTTGTGTGCAAAAATGTGCATAAATGCAGGGATATTAAAAATTGTTTATGAAGGTGATTATCCAGATGATATGTCTACAGAATTATTAAAAGAAGCGGGAATAGAACTTATAAAATTTTAG
- the rpiB gene encoding ribose 5-phosphate isomerase B, giving the protein MKIGLGCDHGGYNLKKEIINYLKDKGIECVDYGTNNATDSVDYPVYGEIVANAVINKEVDYGILCCGTGIGISLAANKVPGIRCAVVSDVFSAKMSKAHNDANMLSLGERVLGKGLALEIVEAWINTDFEGDRHARRVNIIKSIEEKHNK; this is encoded by the coding sequence AAAAAAGAAATAATAAACTATTTGAAAGATAAAGGCATAGAATGTGTAGATTATGGAACTAATAATGCAACAGATTCTGTTGATTATCCTGTTTATGGAGAGATAGTTGCAAATGCAGTTATAAATAAAGAAGTAGATTATGGAATATTATGTTGTGGTACAGGAATAGGAATATCTTTAGCTGCTAATAAGGTTCCTGGAATAAGATGTGCAGTTGTATCAGATGTATTTTCTGCAAAAATGTCAAAAGCACATAATGATGCAAATATGCTGTCATTAGGTGAAAGAGTTTTAGGAAAAGGTCTAGCACTTGAAATAGTTGAGGCGTGGATTAATACAGATTTTGAAGGTGATAGACATGCTAGAAGAGTAAATATAATTAAATCAATAGAAGAAAAACACAATAAATAA
- a CDS encoding F0F1 ATP synthase subunit A: MSQAHYYLIGNFKISETILVSWGIMAFLAIASYFLTRNLKKVPTSKIQIFLEFAIGGLAKMVTNVMGKNTIKRMPYMIPYIGSLFLFFACSNLSPLLGLRSPTTDLDTTAAWAMITFFMIYFAGVKFKGLSYFKELAQPLAIMLPINIIGELARPISLSFRPFGNILGGTIIMGLFYQLLGFISSLIPGLSIPIGQILIPVPLHLYFDLFAGLLQAYIFIMLTMVFISSAGELD, encoded by the coding sequence ATGAGTCAAGCGCATTATTATCTCATAGGAAACTTTAAGATTAGTGAAACAATACTAGTAAGTTGGGGAATAATGGCCTTTTTAGCGATAGCATCTTATTTTTTGACTAGAAACTTAAAAAAAGTTCCAACTAGCAAAATTCAAATATTTTTAGAATTTGCAATAGGTGGTCTTGCTAAAATGGTTACAAATGTTATGGGTAAGAATACAATAAAAAGAATGCCATATATGATACCATACATAGGAAGCTTATTTTTATTTTTCGCATGCTCAAATTTAAGTCCATTACTTGGATTAAGGTCACCAACAACCGACCTAGATACAACTGCTGCATGGGCAATGATTACATTTTTTATGATTTATTTTGCAGGAGTTAAATTTAAGGGGTTGTCATACTTTAAAGAATTGGCTCAGCCACTTGCCATAATGTTACCAATCAATATTATAGGTGAGCTAGCTAGACCAATATCATTAAGTTTCCGTCCATTTGGGAATATTTTAGGTGGAACAATAATAATGGGTCTGTTTTATCAACTTTTAGGTTTTATATCTAGCTTAATACCTGGATTATCAATACCAATTGGACAGATATTAATACCAGTCCCATTACACTTGTATTTTGACTTATTTGCAGGATTGTTACAAGCATATATATTCATAATGTTAACAATGGTATTTATATCAAGTGCAGGAGAATTAGATTAA
- a CDS encoding ATP synthase subunit I: MDIKLLNQVRSVTKGIVIFDVVLIVLMLITSTLSKPVLLGLIFGSIIAMLNFRLLAISLEKSVTFSAGKAQAYASAQYTIRLFIMAVVLIASAKVPHLNIIGTALGLLSTKFVILSKNFINKLKRKEA, encoded by the coding sequence TTGGACATAAAATTACTCAACCAGGTAAGGTCAGTAACAAAGGGTATAGTGATATTTGATGTAGTTTTAATTGTGCTAATGTTGATAACATCAACATTAAGTAAGCCAGTATTATTAGGACTTATATTTGGCTCTATAATAGCTATGTTAAATTTTAGATTATTAGCGATATCACTGGAAAAATCAGTGACATTTTCCGCTGGAAAGGCACAAGCTTATGCGTCAGCACAATATACCATTAGATTATTTATAATGGCAGTTGTTCTAATTGCTTCAGCTAAGGTACCGCATTTAAATATAATCGGAACAGCATTGGGATTATTGAGTACAAAGTTTGTCATATTATCAAAAAACTTTATAAATAAATTAAAGAGGAAGGAGGCATAA